From Gossypium raimondii isolate GPD5lz chromosome 11, ASM2569854v1, whole genome shotgun sequence:
AATTTATGTATCGagtaaaattaatataacacGAATTGGTAGAAATAAAGTACGGTGTTATTATGCATAacgaataataataaatgtgtTTATATGAATGacaatataaagaataaaataaaataaacaaaacaaataataaggATAACggactaaaatttcaagttaaagaCTTAATATTGTAGAAATAAatagatattgtataaaaaatttaagaataatattaataataataatgatgatgataataataataataataataataataataataataataacctaaagtttaaagattataaataaataaaatgacataataaaataaatatatttaaaatattcagataaataaataaaaagaaatataataatgctaaactaaattaatataataatatagtaataataagtaaataaataaaaggaaaaataataatactaaaaataataataataaattaattaattaatttaataataacatagcaaaaataacaaaaaggattaaattgaactttaaaaaaaattcgggggcaaatcaaaaataaattaaaaggggAGGACTAGTTTGAACACACGAATAACAGGGAGGGACTAAATGCGAAATTCTCCCTTCTActccaaaacgacgtcgttcagATATGGACCGAACTGAAAATCGAAATAAATCATAGgacaaaattaagaaataaaaaaaaacttgattgcaaatgaaaaaaagcggaagggctaaaagcgcaattagCCCTTCCGTTCAAAAGCACGCGGATCCTAGGAGCGGGTCGGGTCAGTACGCGGGTCAGGAACAAAATGACATCGTTTTGGTGCCTGAGAGGCctgcccaaaacgacgtcgatTTGGGGGCCTACATAAGTTaacatttaaagaataaaaatcatTTGTGCTGTTGTTTAGGAAAAAAACACTTTCCCTTCTCTGTTTTTCTCTGGGCTTTGCCCAGAATTTGGCGAAGGGAGCCGCCGTGGCGATTGCCGGTCACCGGTGACGGTGTCACCTTACGCGGTGGTCGGAAGTCCAAAAAggtaagttttttatttatatttatatttttgttatatatatgtgagtGTATATAGTTTTTAGACAAAAcgaaaggaaaatattttttaaaatattaacagtttcgacaaaacaaaaaaataaagagaatgaaaataCCTTTTAGCacatttctctttgttttttttcttcaatattcctttccttttgttgttttttactTGAATCTCCCTCTTTTTATTtcagtaaaagaaaaaaaatcccttTTACAATCATTTTGATTAGCTTATATAGCcatttttacacattttttagTCTATTTGTATAATGTCACTTCTTCTTTTAATCTTTGCAGGTGCAAGTGGGCGGTGGCAGGTGAAGTTGGTGGCTGCGGTGATGGCAGTGCTGACAGCGGCAGAGGCTAGGGGCAGCGGCAGGCTAGGGTTAAGTGCAATAGGGGCTAGGGTTTTCTGAAAATGTTTTAGGTTTTGGGCCAATTGGGCCTTTAATTTTTGggctataatttttattgttttgggtttgtaaatttttatttgtaaattaggCCTAGGTAAATTGAGCTAATTatagaaatcataaataaaattgaacaagtcgcgaagtataaagtgtgtcaatagatatatacatgtctaggattgaatttagaaagagcttggtacttaagcagtcaaattgactcacctcctcttttataGAATCCTAcatggtgtatagtatctattcactttaaacaatgaggacattgttcattttaagtagggggccaaaaaattgaaattatttccactcgaataaatagttcttttaattatgattaggatatattttgttcaataatttgaaattttgttaagtatgctaaacttcagtataaataaagttctactatttgaataaattgttatgttagctgaatAATGAAATCAATgcatttttaataaagcatgcaaatcgtaccataaaatttttagttccttaagaaaggtaggcatgcatgaaagtttaagtctctagaattgacttagtagtttcttgaggtgaaatcctaggGAGCATGGAatgttaaaaatgatttaggcaagtCTTGTTTAGactgtttgagcctttcaagccaaccttgatgaaattttatcctttgaaacccaactttgagactatatggcctaattttatttgaacccttacaATATTTAGTcatcacttctctcttaattatctttaatttgtCCCAagcactagactcagtactattcagaatgttctttgaaaataagtttgggggagttgaaagaagtatcaaatgctctaaaaattgtagtacatacagtaaaatgctcaaaaaaaaagagagagagcacatgtacttgaaagaaaatagatgtacaaaagagcatgtgaaagcaaagtaagtttGTGTATTGAGGGAAATTATTCCAAAGGTCCAATTGAAGCTGAGTCTAAggtttaaaagcctaaatttatctatctttcacctacctctagcctagctacgtttcaacctttttaaaaacctgatgattcaagttttctatgctacctacattagtggagagaaattgctatgttcaacatatgaaggcataagttaaacttaatgattgcaacttaatcttgaataaggaaataaaatcaaattggtaagggttaacattcttgttaaggaagcatttagtctaattttgctatcataatagttgttgagattaatttgaacgatatgtatacttaagtagcataactatcaaatttcttgtttttgagcataagtatattaaattcataattctgggaagaatgttattctgaaggaatttttcaaaggtgttttctgagtaattctttttaatttgtgcattactcgggacaagcaatgaattaagtttgggggtgcggaaacacaaaaatttacacatttttacttaccttttttaacataaaatcatacagtttcgataaaattcttgtcgaaaaaataattaatttttacaaaataattaaagttcactttaaatatgaacatgttgaattttagttaattttataattaattttgatgaattttggttattttcgacaaatttgcacaaagggcgaaattgactcggcagacactactagaagcacaaaaacgagaagcaatttgaagtatcgaggtgAACTAAATTTTAGCCTAAGACCGTCCAaagttatatgtattaattcataatataattaattttaatttaaatccaatttaatttgggttaataaattattattaattaattatgaaaaagtggtccagttgaactgaacTCCTCTTTAGGTAATGATCGTCCATCGCAAAAATAGTTCTAACTGAGGGCATCAATTGTCTTATGTATTGGCCATGACACAACCATCTTATTATTGCTCTCCAAGTTCAAACCTTTTTTCGGCAtcatgagttgatttttgaagataGAATCAAACCTTTCTTTTGTTTCCTCATCTTGAATCACAATTGGATTTTCAGTAAAGGTCGTAGAAAATCTAGTTCTTTTACAAGACATGgtgatttttcttgaaaaataggCAAAATCTTAGAAAAAgtaagagaaaataaatttgcaaAGGATGGTAGCATGATGTTTGCGGCAGCAATAAGTGTGCGGTGGCGAAAGGTTGCTCCGAAAAAAGACTAGCGGCAGCAAATAACAAGGGTTTTGCAACAAGAGAATGAAATTGGGGAAATTCTTCGATATTCAGGCCAACGGCTAATAGGAAAAAGAATGAGTGGCTAGGGTTTAAATTGCTTCAAGGGTTGTGAAAAGTATGGTGGTagagaggggtttatatagtgcTGAATTAGGGCAAACTCATAGAAAAATTTAGCTACAAGGGTGACTTGGGTGGCAAGTATAGATGAAGGGAAAAAGTGGTGGCAAAATTAGGGGTTTTAGGGAACCCTTGAACGGCAATGTGGGGTAAATTTCTCCTCTTCGTTGTTTCAGGCCTTAAGCCCAAACTGTATTTACAAACTAGATTGCTTAAGATAAAATAAACTGATTAGTACTTAATTCAATTTGACTCCCTtattaaaaaagattaaagtggaaataaaatttttaaagttaattagaaaatttcttctcaaaagattacattaaattaattcccaggaaaggttgAAGGGGTTACAACGATCCCACTTAAGTTTCAATCTCCTTATATAGAATTAACTAAATgtactaatttaagaaaaataatttctaattatttattaaaaagcaAGGTcataaaaattaagggtctaTTAATTTGAACGAGGTTTTAATTcactcaacttcaccatcccaataGTGCTTGAGacattgaccattaactttaaacgtacctccatGGTTGTCGTACAATTCTACAGCTCCGTATGGATAAACTTtgtagatggtataaggtctTCTCCATTGGGATTTGAGCTTTCTAGGGAATAAGCTTAGCCTCGAATTAAAGAACAACACTTTCTAACCTTCTCTGAATTCAAGAGAttgtatatgactatcatgccatgtaacaccccaaatttctagtatttaatttttgtatgttttgaaaCAACTActtgtttgcttcagtggttaagtaatttgggtgtgtatgggagtgtttgacgggcatgggttcaagtcttggcttctgcaaaattttatgtttttgctcttaaatgaatctggacataGGCAGGTAggctttataaattttaatgttagttttatgacacaaaaagagcctATGGtgtagtggcaaggtggcgacACAGGTGTGCCAAGGAGGTGGCGTCACAGGTGTGATAAGGAGGTCAGAGGTTCAAGTCTCACTGCATGCAAATGggattatttattttgcttatgTGGAGGCAAGAGTTGGTGTTGGATTTGAACTCTGTGTTGGAGAGTTTGAATGGGTCAAATGAGTGATTTAAGGAGTGGATCATGAAGGATTTCAAGTAGAGGATTGgaggagtgattttaggagagaATTGAGGAATTTgagtagaagaagaagagtatGCCGTTTGGGGTGTTTCAACTTTGATATTTCAGCTAAGGGGAAAAAATGGTGTTATTTTCGGCATTTTAGAAGAGCTTGGCCGAATTTGGTCTTTAGGTGCTAAGGTGTTCGGTCTTTGGGGGCAGTTTTCATGTTCTTCTTTTTAGTTTTGGTGTCGACTATTATCGGGTTTTGGGGAAGTACCTCTCGGGTTTGTCCTATTCTTCCCTTTTTCCTCTCTGAATAGCcgaattttccctttttcttttcctctctgaATAGCcgaattttccctttttctttctttttcttctttttctctgcCGACCAAAccttctttctcctttctcatATTCTTCTCTAGCCGAATATCATCCTCTTTCTGTTCTTGATCTTTACCTCCGATTATCCCCTTATTGTTTGAGaattaattccatttattaTTGTGATTCTGCTGTTACACTCCTCTCTATCGACTTAAACTCCAAGAGGGCTGAAAGGGTATTAGGTGATACCAAATCGTTGAAACTCTTCCTCTTTTTTCTCGTTTTAAGGCAGGTATGTAGGCTATTATCTAAATATTGGCCGAATACTTGTggtgtttttcttttgtaacTAGTCATGAAGGGATTCAAACCTTTTGACTAAGCAACTTTGGTTAATAAATATGGTTGTGATGCAGAAACCCGTCTAACAATCATAGTTAATCTTCGACAGTGGTATAAGAGGGCTAAGTCACTGTTGTCGTTCAAGGTAAGCATTTTGGAGGTTAAGGACTTGAATCATAGAAATCAACCATTTTCTTAGCGACTAATGAAAACTTGTATGAAAGCAGAGACTGGGTGGACGTGGATCTTGGTGTGTTTCCACAAataggtgtgtaatcacaccctcTCTACAACGAATCAACAAAAGCTGAAAAGCTGAAAACATGGCAATGGAGGCCACATGAGCGTGTGATCGCTCGTGCGGGAAAACTGAGCCCACGAGATTGGGCGTTGGACTGTAGAGGCCCCCATGTGCGTttccatgggcttaggccgtaatgggcctaAAAATACCGAAacaccctcgatgggtaaaattaccaaaatactcttgaagggtaaaattatcgaagtacccccgatgggtaaaattaataaaataccttcgatgggtaaaattatctaaataccctcgatgggtaaaattaccaaaataccccttgAAGGGAAAAATTATCGTAATACCCCGTTAGGGTAAAATGAATGCTAGGgctctatgatatatatatatatgactattACTGAGTAAGACATTCTGCCTACACGAATAacttatgacatgacatactgcatgtcGTCGGGAttctgttatggaggaagtattgTTTCTGGTGGCTCTACCACAATCACtgttactggtggctttgccacatatactgtaCTGGTAGCTCTATTGCGTTATTATTACTAGCAGCTATGTTACAATATTGGTGTGTGGGCTGGGTGGGTTGCCTTAGTTCCCACATGATGTGTtgggttggtacgggtggtgtgCTGGCTGGATTGGGGTAGGTTTGCATACTTGCATCATACTGATACTGTATCGGGCTTAGGACCACACTGTTTCTACATTGGgataaggcccacactgtactatTACTGAATAGGGCACGGGCCCAGACTGTTACTGCgtgataggggattacacactgagttctCGTAACTCACCCTTTTCTTTTGACCGTGCAGGAAATCCCCAACATTAGATGATTTGGAGTCGCGaaggactcggaggtggccatacgttcaccaatattttattctggaccagttatttaaatttttttttactttggagtgatttttatgtaataaggcctctggtattttaattttctttaattggGTTATAATTGCTTATTTTGATCTGCTTAATGGATACAATTaagttttcacaaaaaaaaaatagtttttcaaGGCAAACACATATTTTTCAACCTCAAGATATCTGTATATGGAGTAGCTTCCACGAATTTTAAACCTGCAATAACAAACCATTTTACCgtatggtttttaaaaaaaaaacttaccaaaTGGTGCTAAGAAGTAAGAAATAATTGGATTTTTATTGAACGAATTTACCATCACACTTTGGTTTCATAAAACACTTCTATGCGACATGTTAGATTCGGTCGTAATGTCTAAGCCGGGTTTAAGGTGGTATGAGAGCCAAGTTGCAAAACTCGCCTGTGGAATGGGTTTGgaaatatttggaatttttgaaaaactattttgaattatttatgaagGTTGCAACTGTGGCACACCGAGTCTCTAACGCCAAATCTGTAGTTTCTATATACTGTAGACtgcttaaattgaaaaatattgagGGTTTACTATAGATTGTAGGATTGTACTAAAACTCTTAAGTTAGAGTGAAACTGAAACTATAGGAGACAGTAAACTGTAGTGAAACCTCGATCCACGGAAACAAACCTCTAAtgattatttttcataatacaTTTGCTAATAATTACTGAAATTATAAGCTGATACATAAGACTTTTTAATCAGATAAAGTGCATATCGAAATAAGCACAAGAGGTACTCGCGGAAGGGGTACACGGGGCCATGTTAGAGGCCGAAAAAGTACTCAGGCCGGATCATCGGCATCGGGCCATATGCCTATAGAGGAAGCACCAGCCTCACCAGTAATGGAGATGGGGTCTTTTGATGGAGCAGCTGAGGATGATGCTTTATCCCAAGCAATGCTCTGCGTTTTAGAGAGGGTTGCTGGAGCTAGTACTAGAGCAGTGGGTGAAGGGTCAATTTCAAAACGACTCCGGTCTAATGGAGCGAAAATTTTTAGAGGTATTTCTGGTGTAGCCCCAAATGTGGCGGAGTACTAGTTAGAGGCGACTGAATGAATAATGGACTACCTTGACTGTACCATGgagtaaaaattaaatgggGCAGTGTCCTTACTGTGAGATGAGGCCTACCAATAGTGGCTTACCGTGAGAAAGGGTACGCAGGCAGATCGTGTGACGTGGGATTTCTTTAAGGAGACATTTCAAGGAAAGTACGTGGGCGCAAGTTATGTGGACGCCCGCTGAAAGGAATTTTTTAGCCTGACCTAGGGAAGTAAGACAATGGCAGAATATGAGGCAAAATTCTTGCGATTGAGTCGGTATGCCCGAGGGATAGCAGCAACTGAGTATGAAAGTTGTGTACATTTTGAGGATGGTCTTCGAGACGAGTTAAGGGTATTGATAGCTCCGCAGAGGGAGCGAGATTTTGCTGCTCTAGTAGAAAAGGCAAAGATTGCTGAAGAAGTGAAGCGCTCGGAGcgccaaaattatgaaaaagataAGGGCAGGAATAAGAGGGATTTTGGGCCCTCAAGTTCTTCTGAGAGGCGTGTTAAGAAGGCCAGGTTTGATGGGTTAAGAAGGCCAGGTTTGATGGGTCGATTCAGACTGGAGTCCCGGTTACTATTGTTAGGCCGCAGCCTTGTGCTGATTGTGGGAGATCTCACCAGGGTGAGTGCTGGAAGAGGATTGCTGTGTGCTTTAGATCTGGGTCCATGGATCATCAGGTCAAGGATTGTCCACAGAGGTTGGTTCAGATACAAGCTGCAGGATTGGGGTCATGTTCAGCCAGTGAGATGTGGTCAGCAGCCAGCGAGAGGCCGTGGGCAGGTCAGAGGTGGAAACGGTATCGGACGAGGTTGTGGAGCCCTAGGCAGAGGTACCAATAACACTGTAGCGAGACAACCAGCTCTAGTGTATGCTGCCCGTCACCAAGAGGATGGTGACGCTTCTGACGTCATAACTGATACGTTCTTAATTCGTAATGTACCCTAACTGCTTTAATTGGTATTGGGTCAACACATTTGTACGTTGCATATACTGTCTGGGGAACTTTGGGTATTCAGTTCAAAAATATTGTTAGTGGGATAACTGTTGTAAGCCACTGGGACAGTAGATAAGGGTAAATAAGTTATTCAGAGATATGCCCATTGAGTTCCAAGGAGCAATTTTTCCAGCGGAATTGATGGAACGGCCGTTTGGCGAATTCGACCTTATTTTGGGCATGCATTGGTTGGTGAAACACCGAGCTAGGTTGGACTGTGCTGCTAAGCGTATGGTATTAAAGACTATTGAGGATGAGGAGGTGGCTATGATTGAAGAGCGAAAGGACTTTTtttctaatgtgatctctgcttTAAGGGTCGAAAAACTGGTTCGCAAGGGTTGTGAGGTGTTTCTAGCTTATATTAATATATCTGAAGCTGAGGGTCCTTCTGTTGGAGATGTTAGAACTATTAAGGAGTTTTTCGATGTTTTTCCTAATGAACTCCCTAGGTTGCCTCCGAACCGCGAAATTGAATTTGGAATTGAGCTTCTGTCAGTAACAACTCCAGTGTCTATTGCCCCTTACAGGATGGCACCGAAGGAGTTAGTGGAATTAAAAGGTCAAATCTAAGAAATTTTGGACCGAGGAATTATTCAGCCTAGTGTGTCCCCATGGGGAGCATCGGTGTTGTTCGTAAAGAAGAAGGATCGGACCATGCATATGTGTATCGACTATCGGTAATTGAATAAACTgactattaagaataagtatcctttacCGAGGATAgacgatttatttgatcagttgtaAGGAGCTTCGGTTTTCTTCAAGATAAACCTTCGTTCTGGTAGGAGGCTGATGTATATAAGACTGCGTTTAAGACTTGTTATGGTCATTACGaattcctagtgatgccatttgggctGACAAATGCACCAGCTGCCTTCATGGACCTAATGAACTGAGTATTTCAGCCCTACTtggatcggtttgtggtagTTTTCATAGATGATATCTTGGTGTATTCGAAAATCGAGGATAAGCATGATGCACATCTCTGAATTGTCCTGCAATTTCTAAGGGAGAAACAATTGTAtgctaagttcagcaagtgtgagttctggctgCTAGAAGTGACATTTCTGGGTCACGTGGTGTCTGTCAAGGGGATTAGGGTTGATCCTCGAAAAATTGAAACTGTACTGGATTGGAAACCACCTAGGACCGTATCTGAGATTCGAAGCTTTCTGGGTCTGGTAGGTTATAACAGACATTTTGTTTAGGGGTTTTCCTTAATTGTTGCACCCTGACTAAGTTGTTGTGAAAAGGGGCACCGTTTCTCTAGACTGATAAGCAACAAGAAAGTTtttagaaattgaagaaagttcAGACTGAGGCCCCTGTCTTGATACAGCCAGAGTCTGGGAAGGAATTCActgtttacagtgatgcatcacatgttggtttgggttgtgtgctAATGCAAGAGGGTAGGGTAGTTGCTTATACGTCTCGAAAGCTGAAGCCTCACGAGGCCAATTGCCCTACTCACGACTTGGAGTTAGCTGCGGTGGTATTCGCattaaaaatttagaggcaCTATCTTtacggtgagaagtgtactatctacacagatcacaagagtcttaagtacctcctcacttagaaggagttgaatcttaggcagcaAAGATGGATAGAGCTTCTTCAAGACTATGATTCCTCAATTAAATACCATCCTAGTAAGGCTAACATGGTAGCTGACGCATTGAGCCATAGGGCTGTAAATGATTTGAGAGCGTTATTTACTCGTCTTAGCctgtttgatgatggtagctTGCTGGCAGAGTTACAGGTTAGACCGATGTGGACTGAGTAGATTAAGGGTAAACAATGGTTGGATGAGTCACTGGTTCCTCGTTTCTGACAAGTTAAGAATGGGGAAACTTTGAATTTTAGGTTGAATAATGAAGTAGTACTGTGTTTCCGTAGAAGAGTCTATGTATCGAGGGATAATGATTTGAGGCAGTCTATACTGTGAGAGGCGCATAGTAGTCCTTATGCTATACATCTAGGTGGGAATAAATTGTATCAAGATCTTCGTGAGTTGTACTGGTGGCCTAGACTAAAACGTGAAGTAATTGATTTTGTGGGTAAGTGTTTAACTTGTCAGCAagtgaaggctgaacatcaATTACCTTCAGGGTTACTCCAGCCAGTTAAAATTccactttggaagtgggagagagtaaccatggattttgtgagtgggCTACACTTGAcgcctactaagaaggattcagtACGGGTTATTGTGGATCGATTGACTAAATCTGCCCATTTTATACATGTCTGTACTGATTACTCCTTGTAGAAGTTGGCTAAACTCTATGTGGCTGAGATTGTAAGACTACATGGGGTACCGATTTctattatatatgataaagaTCCTTGGTATACATCTCGATTTTGAAGGAAGTTACATGAGGCGCTGGGTACAAGACTGGACTTTAGTATTGCGTTTCATCCCCAGatagatggtcaatctgagagggtgattcaaatTCTAGAGGATATGTTAAAGTGTTGTGTAGTGGATTTTCGAGGCAACTGGGAAGATTATTTGCCGCTAGCAGAGTTTGCGTACAATAATAGCTATCAGTccagtattcaaatggcaccgtacgaagcattatatggtcgtaggtgcCGTACTCCTAcctgttggactgagttgggctAGCGGCGAGTTTTGGGGTCAGAGTTGGTTACTGATACCGAAGAGAATGTAAAACTGATTCAAGATCGGTTGAATGAAGCGTCGGATAGGAAAAACTCTTATGCGGATCTTAAACACCAAGAGATTGAGTATTTTATGGGGGATTATGTGCTTTTCAAGGTTTCTCTTTGGAAGAAGATACTCAGGTTTGGACAGAAGGGTAAGCTTAGCCTtaggttcattgggccttaTCGTATACTGAAGCGTGTGAGACCGGTCGCTTATCAACTTGAGTTGCCTCCAGAATTAGACCGaattcatgatgtgtttcatgtcTCCATGCTGAGACGTTACCGCTCTGATCCCACACACATTGTTCGAGTTGAGGAAATCGAGGTTAGGCCGAATTTGACCTTCAAGGAGGAACCAGTGCAGATTTTGGACCGTGAGGTTAGAGTACTGAGAAAGAAATCTATTCCCTTAGTCAAGGTGCTATGGAGTAATCACAGTTCATAGG
This genomic window contains:
- the LOC105801188 gene encoding uncharacterized protein LOC105801188; this encodes MPIEFQGAIFPAELMERPFGEFDLILGMHWLVKHRARLDCAAKRMVLKTIEDEEVAMIEERKDFFSNVISALRVEKLVRKGCEVFLAYINISEAEGPSVGDVRTIKEFFDVFPNELPRLPPNREIEFGIELLSVTTPVSIAPYRMAPKEEKQLYAKFSKCEFWLLEVTFLGHVVSVKGIRVDPRKIETVLDWKPPRTVSEIRSFLGLPESGKEFTVYSDASHVGLGCVLMQEGRVVAYTSRKLKPHEANCPTHDLELAAVKELNLRQQRWIELLQDYDSSIKYHPSKANMVADALSHRAVNDLRALFTRLSLFDDGSLLAELQQVKAEHQLPSGLLQPVKIPLWKWERVTMDFVSGLHLTPTKKDSVRIDGQSERVIQILEDMLKCCVVDFRGNWEDYLPLAEFAYNNSYQSKLVTDTEENVKLIQDRLNEASDRKNSYADLKHQEIEYFMGDYVLFKVSLWKKILRFGQKGKLSLRFIGPYRILKRVRPVAYQLELPPELDRIHDVFHVSMLRRYRSDPTHIVRVEEIEVRPNLTFKEEPVQILDREVRVLRKKSIPLVKVLWSNHSS